GAGGGGCCAACCAGCCAACCACGAGGTGAGCTGAGTGAGCTTCACTCATCATCCCGCTCATCCAaaaccgcccgcccacgcacCGTGCCCCGTGTGTctgccagcaacagcagagGTGCAGCAATGTCaccgctgcgccgccagccgcccgtaACATGGTATACGACTGGGacgcccaccaccagacATGTTTCCGGCTGTAcatcgaggagggcaagtCCCTCGAGGAGATCATGGAGCACATGAGGACGGCCCACCGCTTCACACCAAGGTGAGTGAGACGAGTGAGTCAGTCCGCCGTCTGTCAGCCTCATCGACCAGTCCACCcccctgcgcgccctgcGCATGTTTTGGGCGGTCGGCTCTTCGCTGCTCATTCCGAACCTGActgcgcgcgggcgtcgcggcgcatgaGCTCCAGATCATCCTGCTTACACGCACCGGGACAGCAAACGCGCTTTCCAGACGCAGTTCCGCCGCTGGGATTTTCCACCCAAGCAGCGCCCCGCCTATAGGaacgagaagctcgtcggccgGGTCAAGGAGTTGTGGGAGAGGAACTTGCCCCAGAGGGAGATGCTGCGGGTGCTCAACGACGAAGATGGCTTCGACATCAAGGCCAGGGAGctcgtgcgcgtgcgcgcgagGAACaggtggctgctgcgcgcggccAACGGGGACAAGGCCAAAGGCGTGGaccgcgacgatggcggcggcagcggcggccccggcgacgatgatgatcATGTTTCGCCGGAcggggcgtcgacggctgAGCGCAGCTCGCAGAGGACCATGTCCGATGGCAACCACTCGGaccggcaaggcggcgcagcggaCAACAGAAAACGGAGGAAACGGAAGCAGGCCGGCGCCTCGGGCGGAGCGCCGCTCCGGTTCCCATCGGAGACGaccctcgacgaggctcgTAAGATGATGGGCCTCGACCCGGCCACCTATCAGCTTCTACGCACAAACTTCCAGCGCATCTGTCAAGAGGAGGGTGTCACGAAGAAGACGCTGGCTGGTATGGAGAGGTGggaggccgtcaaggcgcGCCTGGTGCGCGAGACGCCTCAGCTACAGACGATCCTGTGGCTGTCAAAAGACGAGCCGGAGCCCAAGGGGCTGGCCCTCGACGTCATTTGCACCGACGTGACCAAGCGGCTGCGCAACTTGGAGACGAGGATGACCCTGGTCGAGGCGAAAAAGGAGCTTGGCATCAACCCGGAGGAGGCACGCGAGGTGAGAGTCGCCTTTCATCACGTCCTATCCGAGTCCAAGATCACCTGCAAATCGGAGGCCTCGCCTGAGCAGTGGGAAGACTTGAAGCGCAAGTGGAGCGAGAGGTCGGACCTTGTGCGGAAGATTACagaggccgcgggcgggggacCAGAGTCTTCAAAGCTGATGCGCGCCCTGGACGTCATCGCCAGGGACGTAATGAAGAGGATACGGGACGAGAGGGGCCGCCAGGACCCGCGGGcgagccagcagctgccgctgagCCCGGCCGCGTCGCATGGCGGCAAGATGCTCTCGCCGGCAGACCGGgtggagctcggcgacggactGGCAGGCGCCTTTGACAACGTGTCGGAGGTGTCACACACGTCGCAGCAGATGGCGTTCagcccggccagcagcaccatgggAAGCACCATGGGCGGACACATGCCCATCTCGCTGCAGTCGCAGGCGTCGAACCTGTCGGACTCGCAGGACGGACTTGGGCCGCCGCAACGGGTCCTGGgcccgacgatggcggcggcggcagggatGGGGCTGGAGCCGCAGATAGGGCCGTCGCTGCTCCTCAGGGCCAATACGCAGGCCGCCTTCATGGACCAGCCGTttgtgcagcagcagtatccgcccgcggcgacgtcggcgccggtgtACGCGCCGGATCCCGGCGTGTCGATGGCGTGTGCCGTTTACTTGCGGCTGCACCCCATGTCGGCGTACCTGGGCGGCACGAGCCTCTGGATCGCGACGCTGGGCTCCGGCtcggtcgaggagctgcgccaagtggcggcggccaagttCCCGGGCACCGTGTGCCTGCGGGTCGAGGGCATCCTCAAGGACAGCAAGGGGCGCGAGCTGCCGTTGCAGATCGAGGAGGACCAGGAGCTGAGCGCGTACCTGGCGcacctcgagggcgcggcgccgacgttTAGCGTCCAGCTGGTGTGGAAGACGTGAGGCGGGGTGCCGCTCTCGGTGAGACGGAAAGACGGAAAAGATGGAAACGATGATTTTTGCCTATACTGGTCACGGCATCTGGGCATGGCTCCTCAGTCCTCAGACGGCGCAATatgggcgggctggcgtTGGCGGATTAGTGCGTGCGTTTGTGTGAGCGCGTTGATTTAGCGTATAGGGACGTAACGAATGACGGACTCTTGTTGAAATGACGAGACGATTGTCTCCCGGGAAGTCTCCTCCCGACGGGGCCAGCAATGGAGCTTCGGTGGTGGAGGTCCGCCACACGTTGCATCCATGGGCCGGCCGGATGGAAGTTGTGCGGCACAGCTCAGGCAGGGCCTCCGGCGACCGGCAGCGGAGTGGGCaacgggcggcgggtgacATGCAGTGGACAGAACAGTCCATTCCGCAGGCGCTGTTTCCCCACCCTAGGCGCCGGAAGATATTCCGGTGTGAGGTGGGCTTCCGACGCAGGGAGCTCGCCGGTCCATTTTTTTTTGAGACTCCCGTCTGGTCCGGGTACAAGATTGAGCAGCTGCCTCAACCCGCCACAACGCCCGGCATACGTTTGGTCTTGCTCGGCCCAACCCTCAAGACTGccggcgcgcatcgccgacctGGCACCAGCCTCTTCTCCGTCTCTCGGGCGCACCAAGGCGCTTAcgcga
This region of Purpureocillium takamizusanense chromosome 9, complete sequence genomic DNA includes:
- a CDS encoding uncharacterized protein (COG:S~EggNog:ENOG503NYP4), with the translated sequence MVYDWDAHHQTCFRLYIEEGKSLEEIMEHMRTAHRFTPSKRAFQTQFRRWDFPPKQRPAYRNEKLVGRVKELWERNLPQREMLRVLNDEDGFDIKARELVRVRARNRWLLRAANGDKAKGVDRDDGGGSGGPGDDDDHVSPDGASTAERSSQRTMSDGNHSDRQGGAADNRKRRKRKQAGASGGAPLRFPSETTLDEARKMMGLDPATYQLLRTNFQRICQEEGVTKKTLAGMERWEAVKARLVRETPQLQTILWLSKDEPEPKGLALDVICTDVTKRLRNLETRMTLVEAKKELGINPEEAREVRVAFHHVLSESKITCKSEASPEQWEDLKRKWSERSDLVRKITEAAGGGPESSKLMRALDVIARDVMKRIRDERGRQDPRASQQLPLSPAASHGGKMLSPADRVELGDGLAGAFDNVSEVSHTSQQMAFSPASSTMGSTMGGHMPISLQSQASNLSDSQDGLGPPQRVLGPTMAAAAGMGLEPQIGPSLLLRANTQAAFMDQPFVQQQYPPAATSAPVYAPDPGVSMACAVYLRLHPMSAYLGGTSLWIATLGSGSVEELRQVAAAKFPGTVCLRVEGILKDSKGRELPLQIEEDQELSAYLAHLEGAAPTFSVQLVWKT
- a CDS encoding uncharacterized protein (COG:S~EggNog:ENOG503NYP4), which encodes MLRVLNDEDGFDIKARELVRVRARNRWLLRAANGDKAKGVDRDDGGGSGGPGDDDDHVSPDGASTAERSSQRTMSDGNHSDRQGGAADNRKRRKRKQAGASGGAPLRFPSETTLDEARKMMGLDPATYQLLRTNFQRICQEEGVTKKTLAGMERWEAVKARLVRETPQLQTILWLSKDEPEPKGLALDVICTDVTKRLRNLETRMTLVEAKKELGINPEEAREVRVAFHHVLSESKITCKSEASPEQWEDLKRKWSERSDLVRKITEAAGGGPESSKLMRALDVIARDVMKRIRDERGRQDPRASQQLPLSPAASHGGKMLSPADRVELGDGLAGAFDNVSEVSHTSQQMAFSPASSTMGSTMGGHMPISLQSQASNLSDSQDGLGPPQRVLGPTMAAAAGMGLEPQIGPSLLLRANTQAAFMDQPFVQQQYPPAATSAPVYAPDPGVSMACAVYLRLHPMSAYLGGTSLWIATLGSGSVEELRQVAAAKFPGTVCLRVEGILKDSKGRELPLQIEEDQELSAYLAHLEGAAPTFSVQLVWKT